In a single window of the Eleginops maclovinus isolate JMC-PN-2008 ecotype Puerto Natales chromosome 6, JC_Emac_rtc_rv5, whole genome shotgun sequence genome:
- the LOC134866072 gene encoding transcription cofactor HES-6-like: MSCSPSQFPHSYVNEPSYIPSTSPHGAAFRSPVPLQALLAVEITRPSVPLTSFNGFLDYSPTSRGFLAAPGLNFNNMAPIRNTNDTDRGDNCTGIKSDRKMRKPLVEKKRRARINESLQELRVLMVDSDLQSKMENAEVLEMTVKRVESVLQNQAQEVDAVNREACERFAAGYIQCMHDVHTFVSSCPGIDPTVAAELLNHLLESMPLNEEDRLRVLLPDTLSESPGSNRSTWSLSESMYSALVSPAPSSTSTDDLCSDLDESTDSEQSHVSSEEDADSQDVLNLPLICYSKSMWRPW, translated from the exons ATGTCTTGCTCTCCTAGCCAGTTCCCCCATTCATATGTAAATGAGCCGTCATATATACCTAGCACAAGCCCCCACGGAGCAGCATTTAGGAGCCCAGTCCCTCTGCAAGCTTTGTTGGCTGTTGAGATCACCCGGCCATCTGTCCCGTTAACGAGCTTTAACGGCTTTCTGGATTACTCACCGACCTCCAGAGGGTTTCTGGCAGCGCCTGGGTTAAACTTTAACAACATGGCCCCCATCCGTAACACAAACGACACGGACCGAGGTGATAACTGCACTGGAATCAAATCTGACAGAAAG ATGAGGAAACCTCtggtggagaaaaaaaggagggcTCGCATCAATGAAAGTTTACAAGAACTCAGAGTCCTCATGGTGGATTCAGAC TTACAATCAAAGATGGAGAATGCCGAAGTGCTTGAGATGACAGTGAAACGGGTGGAGAGCGTCCTCCAAAACCAGGCCCAAG AAGTGGACGCTGTGAACCGGGAGGCTTGTGAGCGGTTTGCTGCAGGCTACATCCAGTGTATGCACGACGTGCACACCTTTGTGTCCAGCTGCCCGGGGATTGATCCAACAGTGGCCGCAGAGTTGTTGAACCACCTCCTGGAGAGCATGCCCCTGAACGAGGAGGACCGCCTCCGGGTGTTGCTGCCAGACACATTGTCAGAGAGCCCCGGTAGTAACCGCAGCACTTGGTCCCTGTCTGAAAGCATGTACTCGGCCCTGGTGTCCCCAGCCCCCTCAAGCACCTCCACCGATGACCTCTGCTCTGACCTGGATGAGAGCACAGACTCGGAGCAGAGTCATGTTTCTTCAGAGGAGGATGCTGACAGCCAGGATGTGTTGAACTTACCTCTCATTTGTTACTCAAAGTCAATGTGGAGACCATGGTAG
- the itm2cb gene encoding integral membrane protein 2Cb yields the protein MVKITFQTVSAQKPEKEIDGDKIIIPQAHEKLILPVGPKKTFPTGLCCLTFGLVVFMSGLMLASIYVYRYYFIPQQIPEDSLFHCRVVYEDSVFAPMRGRQELEENVGIYLDDNYEQISVPVPHFGGSDPADIVHDFHRGLTAYHDIALDKCYITELNTTLVMPPRNLWELLANVKRGTYLPQTYIIQEEMMVTGRVRNMRQLGPFIHRLCYGKETYRLRRRNPHRRIDRRETKNCHRIRHFENTFVVETVICDRF from the exons atggtgAAGATCACTTTCCAGACGGTTTCGGCGCAGAAACCCGAAAAAGAAATCGATGGAGACAAGATCATTATACCTCAGGCTCAC GAGAAGCTCATACTTCCTGTTGGGCCGAAGAAGACTTTTCCAACTGGCCTCTGCTGCCTGACCTTTGGCCTGGTGGTCTTCATGTCAGGACTGATGCTGGCTTCTATCTACGTCTATCGCTACTACTTTATACCTCAG CAGATTCCAGAAGACAGCTTGTTCCACTGCCGGGTTGTCTACGAAGACTCTGTGTTCGCTCCTATGAGGGGTCGCCAGGAGCTCGAGGAGAATGTTGGCATCTATCTTGACGACAACTACGAGCAGATCAGTGTACCTGTGCCACATTTTGGAGGCAGTGACCCTGCCGATATCGTCCACGACTTTCACAGG GGCCTCACAGCTTATCATGACATTGCTTTGGACAAATGCTACATCACCGAGCTAAACACAACTTTGGTGATGCCTCCACGAAACCTGTGGGAGCTCCTCGCCAACGTCAAG AGAGGGACATACCTTCCTCAGACATACATCATCCAGGAGGAGATGATGGTTACAGGGAGGGTGAGGAACATGAGGCAGCTTGGCCCCTTCATCCACAGACTTTGCTACGGCAAAGAAACCTACCGCCTTCGACGCCGCAACCCACACAGAC GTATTGACAGGCGCGAGACCAAGAACTGCCATCGCATCCGTCACTTCGAGAACACTTTTGTGGTTGAGACTGTCATTTGCGACAGGTTCTAA